DNA from Scheffersomyces stipitis CBS 6054 chromosome 1, whole genome shotgun sequence:
TTAGAAGCACTTGCCTGGACCGATTCTACAAATTTGTTCCAGAGCGATTTACCCTCAGCTTCCAACTCACCcaactctttcttcaactcttcagcTACAGCCTTGCCCTTCTTGACAGCGCCGTCAGCGTAGCCTTCGGCTTCCTTCTTGAGCTTGTCGTATTCGCTCGTGGATCCCGGTTGTGGAATCTGTtgcttcaagtcttcgacTGCAGCAGCAGCGGTATCAACAGCATCAGACATTTTGAAATGGTACTAGATAACTAATAATAAAGGGCACTATGATCAACTAGTAGCCTATACAGCAAACAACAAGCAGCAGTATGATCTAGAGCAGATGGCAACTCAATTGCTTTATTTGTAGTGTCTCAGTGATGAAGACAACTAAATGACCAGTCAGAAAACAATCAGCCAATCACAGGTAAATCCAGTAATGAGACGATAAACCACAGCGATAAGAAATGCCAATGTGAGATTAGGACTAGGAATCGTTTATGAACACAATTAATTTCTTTACAGTCAACTGTGTAAGCAGAATGGGCCCTATAAATAACTAACACTATAAAGAAAGACTTATCCTATGGATGGCCAAATCTATCACCCCCAGGTCTCTTTTAGGGGGGCGGGATTAACATTGGCAAATGGAACTACTCAGGCTATATGGAGGAAGGCATCTTGATCACGTGAAAAATACAGTAGCACACTAATCACGCCATGGAAGACGCTAGGATTGTCCGATTTTAGTAGGAGGAAAAGTGATACATGAAGGGCTTAGGGAGCATCGACTACCTGAGAGGCTGATAGCGCCGCCGCCTCTGGCGGGTCATAGCGAGCTCTCAGACGATGGAAACGGCtcaatcttcaaattcctTGCTCTCTTCGATCCAAGGGCCGTACTGCAGACAATTCAATCCGCCGGGTCTGGTTGGATGGAATTTTACCTATTTAAGACACCACCAGCTGGCGACAAGAATGTGTGTCGACTGGAAGGTGAAAGTTTCACCAGGTATGGAGACCGTGATGGTTTAGTGACGTCAATTTTGGCACTGAGACTACCGCGTCATCTCGTCCGATTCTGATTCAGCTGGAGGAAGGAGAAGGCTGCGTTTTACCCAGAATTCAGCGCAACTGCACCTCTTGTGCACCGAAGCAAGCAGGAGAAGCTCCGAGGAAGGAAAGTGGCTTTGTGGACAGGCTGATCGCTGTAGGTCATTAAGCATGGAATCCGGGAGGAGATTGGAGACACAGTTCAATgttttcacgtgacacaAACCACAGGATAATGCGACATTTTAGGGCTGAGCCCTAGCATACATGCTACATATTTCGGCGCGAGTCTCATTTTTGATCTATCTGCAGGTATCACCAAATTTTTCGCTTTCCCATCGTAGCAAGTTTTTCAAGCTGTACCCTACTGTCGTTCTCTCGTTGCTTGGAgggttcttcttttccataTCTAGTTGTCGATCGAAAACCACACCCCCGGCTTTCCACGTAACATTCCGACGAACAAGAATCAATTATTGTAAAAATGTCTGCTCCAGAAGCTCCAAAGAGATCCTTCGGTGGAAGAGGTAGAGGTAGAGGTGGCCCAAGAAGAGGCAGAAGAGACGGTGAAGAAAAGGGATGGACTCCAGTCACCAAGTTGGGTAGATTGGTCAAGGCCGGTAAGATTACCaccattgaagaaatctaCTTGCACGCTTTGCCAGTCAAGGAATTCCAAATCATTGACTTGTTGTTGCCAGAATTGAAGGACGAAGTCATGAAGATCAGATCCGTCCAAAAGCAAACCAGAGCTGGTCAAAGAACCAGAATGAAGGCTGTTGTCGTCATTGGTGACTCCAACGGTCACGTTGGTTTAGGTATCAAGACCGCCAAGGAAGTTGCTTCCGCTATCAAGGCTGCCATTGTCATCGCCAAGTTGTCTATCATCCCAATCAGAAGAGGTTACTGGGGTTCCAACTTGGGTCAACCTCACTCCTTGCCAACCAAGGTCACTGGTAAGTGTGGTTCTGTTGCCGTTAGATTGATCCCAGCCCCAAGAGGTAAGGGTATCGTCGCTTCTCCAGctgtcaagaagttgatgcaATTGGCTggtgttgaagatgtctatacttcttcttccggTTCCACCAGAACCACCGAAAACACCTTGAAGGCCGCTTTCGCTGCTATTGGTAACACTTACGCCTTCTTGACCCCTAACTTGTGGGCTGAAACTAAGTTGGCTGCTTCTCCTTTGGAAGTCTAcgctgaagaagctgctgctggtaaGAAGAGATACTAAATGCCTTGCGATATGTTTTAGTTAACAATATCCAAGTCTAATGTATATTAATTTAATCCATAACActtctcaatttcattgtAATGTAGTGTAAACCCGTTATTTCAGTAGATTTGTAAGCTATCAACGCAACTATACTTATCTCAAACTATATTCTATCTTAAACCATTATATTTGGTGCTAGGAGCCTAGACTTCGTTTCCTTGTCACTAGAAACAGTTAAATATAGTCTTACAGTTCCCATTATAACATTCTACACAACTCTATCCATAAAATTTCGTACATTCGTTAAACTACACtgagaattgaagaaatgcaATAGAGTAATGCAAAGGGAAGAACCGGGATTCACCTCGATTCAATGCTACAGAAAGAAGTTCCAATAAAAccttgctcttcttcttttatgTAATTGAAGAGCTTATCATTTGTTCttattattttcttcttttttgattttttttttttgattttttttgtattctttcatttttgtCAATATAAACAGGTTTTAGCATATAACAAGTAAACTTCTTCGAGAAAGTAACCAAACTAATATGTCAAAATTGATAGTGACAAATTAAATAGGAGTACTAATCTTGAACAGCTTGTTCCATGACTTGGTCGTCAGGAACAGCAAACGCTCTAGCGTTGGTTGGAGCAGATCCTCCTTCTTGAGTCCAGGTGTTGGATGCAATGGATCTACCGTTGGGGTGTTGGTACATACAGAACTTATTGCTGCACTTTTCGTTGAAACGACACACTTCGTTGAAAGGGTGGGCGAACACACAGTCGTATCTTTTACAGTTGGCACCTTCACGACATGGAACATGAGACGTAGCATGCCTTCTGGGACACTTGTAGTTGGTACACTGTGAACCAAACTTACACTGTTCCAATGCTATTTCACCAGAAGCTTCTTTTACTGGTAATGCAGTGAGTGGAGGAGGATGTGCCTTGGTACAACTAGCATCCGTACATGTTTTACCAGAAGAACACCATTCTAAAGTAGTGATCTTGGCATCAGAATTGGCTGGAGAAGGATGGGCGTATGGACAAGTATCCTTAGTACACTTGTTACCGAATCTACAAGTAGCTTGTTGTAACATGAGttcgttcttcttcttatcagcatacaacttcttcgactCCTCCAATTTGGCAATCAACTCTTGATCTTGGTCAGGATGCAAATAGTTACAGGTTCCAGGTGGATTTGGACAATTTGGATACGAGAAGCAGTTTCTGGTAGGGTGAGCCTTGTCACACTCCTTATTGCTACAGAAGGGGAAGTCTGGACATCTACCCTTAGGAGGCTTAGGTACAAACGTTGATCCACTCACAACATTGGTAATTCCAGGGTTTTGTGTAGACTCAAGAGCACGctccaacttgttgttttGGAACTGCGACgtcttcttgaatctgTCGTTTCTACCGTTGGTATTGTGGGCTGCATTGGCTTTGTGGATTCCAGCTCCTGGTTTACCGATTCCGCCACCTCTGCCGCCACGGGCATTGAAGTCTCGACTTCCTCGGTTGTTCTGGTAGTTAGGAACAACCGTTTGGGCCGTCTTGGGACCTTTGGGGATGTTTACAGGTGTGCTTCCTAAGATGGCATCGAGCGACTGTTGCACAGCAAAGTCCAGCACGGGAGCTACGGGAGCAACTGGAGCCTGTGAGTTTACAGGAGCAGCAAAGTCTCTCGCTGATACACTCGAAAAGGAATTTGCTGGAGCAGCAGGTACTGTAGATGCCTGTAATGGAGTAGCTACAGTGGCAGTTGGGGCCGCACTAGCTTGCTGAGCAGAGCCAGCTTGTTCATGTTCACGCGTGAGTCTGTCAATTTCTGAAAACACGCTGTTTATGAAGTCAACGTCTACAGTCATCTCCACAAGTTCGTTGACTTCACTTGCGATTTCCTGTGGCTGTTTGTTGGAGGCAATCAACACGGCTATATATTCTGCGATGTCTACTGCATCATCTTGGGCTGTGTTGAAACGCAGCTTGATCTCGTTGACAAGATTAGTTTTGAGCTTGAGCCCTACGGGTCCCTCGGGGTTAAACAGCATTTTAGAAACTTGATGCAAGCGTCTCTTGTGCTTGCTCTAGAAGATAAGTATATTAAAAtatattcttgtt
Protein-coding regions in this window:
- the RPS2 gene encoding 40S ribosomal protein S2, which encodes MSAPEAPKRSFGGRGRGRGGPRRGRRDGEEKGWTPVTKLGRLVKAGKITTIEEIYLHALPVKEFQIIDLLLPELKDEVMKIRSVQKQTRAGQRTRMKAVVVIGDSNGHVGLGIKTAKEVASAIKAAIVIAKLSIIPIRRGYWGSNLGQPHSLPTKVTGKCGSVAVRLIPAPRGKGIVASPAVKKLMQLAGVEDVYTSSSGSTRTTENTLKAAFAAIGNTYAFLTPNLWAETKLAASPLEVYAEEAAAGKKRY
- the NAB2 gene encoding polyadenylated RNA binding protein (Nuclear polyadenylated RNA-binding protein), whose product is MSFNPEGPVGLKLKTNLVNEIKSRFNTAQDDAVDIAEYIAVLIASNKQPQEIASEVNELVEMTVDVDFINSVFSEIDRLTREHEQAGSAQQASAAPTATVATPLQASTVPAAPANSFSSTAQTVVPNYQNNRGSRDFNARGGRGGGIAHNTNGRNDRFKKTSQFQNNKLERALESTQNPGITNVVSGSTFVPKPPKGRCPDFPFCSNKECDKAHPTRNCFSYPNCPNPPGTCNYLHPDQDQELIAKLEESKKLYADKKKNELMLQQATCRFGNKCTKDTCPYAHPSPANSDAKITTLEWCSSGKTCTDASCTKAHPPPLTALPVKEASGEIALEQCKFGSQCTNYKCPRRHATSHVPCREGANCKRYDCVFAHPFNEVCRFNEKCSNKFCMYQHPNGRSIASNTWTQEGGSAPTNARAFAVPDDQVMEQAVQD